The Wansuia hejianensis genomic interval GCCACGAAAAGCTATGGCGGAGCTGTTTTGAATGAAAATGTGGGTATTGATATGCCCCTGAATATCAGGAGCAAAAAGAATGTGGCCGCAAAACAGAAAATGGCGGAGATTGCCGCTTCACTGATTCACGACGGCGATCATATCATGCTGGACGCCAGTTCAACGGATCTGTTCATCGCGAAAGCGATTAAAAATAAGCAAAGGCTGACTGTAATCACGAATTCTATAGAGATAGTATTAGAGCTTTCGGAAGTGCCGGGTTTTAACATTATTTCTACGGGGGGAAGCCTGAAGGAAGGATACCTGGCGCTGTTGGGACCCCAGACGGAAGAAGCGATCAGTTCCTACTATGCGGATAAAGCATTTGTTTCCTGCAAGGGCCTGAATTATGAGCATGGTATTATGGACTCGCTGGAATTGTTCACATCCGTGAAAAAGGTAATCATGGCGTCGGCGGCTAAATGTTATCTGATTATAGAC includes:
- a CDS encoding DeoR/GlpR family DNA-binding transcription regulator; the encoded protein is MLALERRNLILEKLQDEKRVVVSELSQLYSVSEETIRRDLEKLEQDGFATKSYGGAVLNENVGIDMPLNIRSKKNVAAKQKMAEIAASLIHDGDHIMLDASSTDLFIAKAIKNKQRLTVITNSIEIVLELSEVPGFNIISTGGSLKEGYLALLGPQTEEAISSYYADKAFVSCKGLNYEHGIMDSLELFTSVKKVIMASAAKCYLIIDSTKFDKTAFTRAGNIDQIAAVITDMKPDERWLELFKKKGIECHYPKACPQNTV